A window of Microbacterium lushaniae genomic DNA:
GAGATGGCGCGGTTCATGACCCGCGGCGTCAGGATGTATGCCTCGATCTGCATGTAGATGAGGTAGACGATCGCGAACACGAGCGCGGCGATCGGATTGCTGAACAGGGCCAGGGTGGTGCCGATGATCCAGAAGAGCACCGAGCCGACCAGGGGGATGAGCGTCAGGCAGAAGGCGACGACCGCCATGAGGGCCGGGAAGGGCAGGCCGAGCAGGAGATAGAGGAGGAAGGCGAAGACGGAGTTGCACAGGGCGAGGATCACCATGCCCATGAGGTAGCCGCCGATGGAATCCGTGATCTGGTCGGTCATCCCGGCCACGCGGACGCGGTTGCGGGCGGGCACGAGGCGGACGAACGACGTCTTGATCGCCGGCAGCGAGGCGAGGAAGTACAGGCTCAGCACCAGGACGATGATCGCGCCGGAGATCGCCGTGGCGATGGACACGCCCACCTGCAGCACGCCCCCGCCGATGGCGGCGATGTTGGCGGGGTTCGTGGCGAATTTCTCCAGTTCGCCGAGCAGATCGCCCACGCTCGCCCCGAAGGTGTTCTCCAGCCACGCGTAGATGTCGCTGTCGGTGAACTCCTTCACGAGGGAGGGGGCCTGCTTGGCGAACTGCGTGACCTGACGCACGACCGTGGGGATGATGAGGGCCAGCACGCCGACCAGCACGAGCGCGAACCCCGCGAAGACGATGACGATCGACCACCCGCGCGCGATCCCCCGTCGCTCGAGGAAGCGCACCACCGGGTCCAGTCCGAGCGCGGCGAAGAGCGCGAAGACCACGTAGATGACGACGGTGGACAGGTGCGAGGCGGCCAGCCCGAGGACCAGGGCGAGCAGGCCCCCCAGGGTGAGGAAGAACCCGGCGGAGAAGGGGCTGGCAAGACTCGCCCAGACGGCACCGGCACTGCGGCGAGCGGGCGGCGCCGGGATCGCGGGCGGCAGGTCCGCGGGGGCGGGGCCGCAGCATCCGGCGCGTCGGTCATGGCTCACACTTTAGGCGGGGCATCCCCGGCGCCCCAGGGTCGCCCGCCGGGCGGGGGCGCCGGCAGCCGGTATCGTCGGAGGCGGAGGACGCCATGACAGATTCGCCTGTGGCCGCCGTCGATCCGCGCGAAGTGCTCGCGGGGCTCCGCGGCAGCATCGACAACATCGATGCCGCGCTCATCTTCCTGCTCGCGGAGCGATTCAAGGCCACCAAGCAGGTTGGTGTGCTCAAGGCGCAGCACGGCATGCCGCCGTCGGATCCGACACGCGAGGAGCAGCAGATCGCGCGGCTCAAGCGCCTGGCCGCGGAGGCGGATCTGGATCCCGAGTTCGCCGAGAAGTGGTTCAACTTCGTCGTGGCCGAGGTCATCCGCCACCACACCGCCGCCGCATCCGGCTGACTCCCCCAGACATGACATTCCGGGTGAGACATGGCGCGATGCGCTGTGTCTCACCCGGAATGGTCGGTCTCGACGTCCGGCGGGATGTCAGGCGACGAGACGGCGGAGCATCGGGAACACGCTCACCGCGAGGATGGCGGTCAGCAGCAGGCCCCACAGCGTGAGGCTCAGCGAGCCCTGCGTCGCGAGCCAGCCGAAGACCTCGGCCCACGCCTGGGCCTGGCCGATGAGCCACAGGATCCCCAGGAGGATCAGTCCGATGCCCAGCAGGGCGATCGTGAGACCCATGGGCCCGAATCGCTTGTAGATCGTCGCCGACCAGAACCCGATGACGAAGAAGAACATCGCCAGGGTGAAGTAGAACAGGCCGGCCGCGGCGGCTCCCGGCTCCCAGATCCAGTCCAGGCGGAAGAAGTACCCGTTGATGCCCCATCCGCCGGTGGCACCCTCGAGGAGTCCGCCGAGCACGAACACGATCGCCATGATGAGCGCGGTCAGCGCGGCGGTGAGGAGGGTTCCGAGGTAGAACTCGCGCCGCGTGACGCTCATCGCCTGCGAGAACGGGAAGCTGAGGGTCAGCGAGTACACGCCCACGGCCAGGAAGTACCACAGCGGGGCCTGCGCTCCACCGCCGTACATGCCCTCGCTCCCCCCGGTGGCGTTGTCGATGATGGCGTAGATCGCGAGGGTGACCACCAGAGCTCCACCCAGGATGATCAAGGGGAGCCAGATGAAGGTCTGGCGATTGACCAGCTGCATCTGGATGACGCGGAGTGTGCGGTTCATCGGAGGGCTCCTTCCTCGGCGGGGGATGCGGCGGCATCCGCACCGGCGTGCTTCTGGCTGACGCGGACGATGAGCTGCTGCAGCGACACCGGGGTGATGTCCAGTCCCGCCGCGGCGACCTGGGCCCGGTCGGCCGCCGTGAGCGGGCCGAGGACCGTGACGGATGCGACGCGTCCCAGGCTCTCGCGATGGATGACCTCGCGGCCGGCGACGAAGGCGTCCACTGCCGCCTGGTCACCCACGATGTTCGCAGCGCGGTCGCGCACGGCATCGGTGTCCTCGTCCATGACGATCCGTCCGCGGTCGATCACGAGCACCTTCTCGATGAGGTTGGAGACCTCGTCGATCAGGTGGCTGGAGAGGATCACGGTACGGGGGTGCTTGGTGTACTCCTCCAGCAGCCGGTCGTAGAAGATCTGGCGCGCGACGGCATCCAGACCCAGGTAAGGCTCATCGAAGAACGTCACTTCGGCGCGCGCGGCGAGTCCGATGATGACGCCTACCGCGGAGAGCTGCCCGCGGGAGAGCTTCTTGATGCGCGTCTTCACCGGCAGTTGGAAGTCGTCGATGAGACGCTCGGCGAGGGCCTGATCCCAGTTCGGGAAGAACAGCCGTGCGATGCGGAACGCGTGCAGCGGCACGGCGTCATCGGGATACTTCTGGCTCTCCCGCACGAAGCACATGCGCGAGAGCACGCGCGCGTTCTCGTACGGCCGCTCTCCGAAGACGCGAACGTCACCCGAGGTGGCGAAGTTCTGCGCGGTGAGGATGGACATGACCGTGGTCTTGCCCGCGCCGTTGCGCCCGAGCAATCCGTAGATCTTGTCCTTTTCGATCGAGAAGCTCACGTCGTCGACGGCGAGGGTGTCGCGGTAGCGCTTGGTGAGGTTCTTCACCTCGATCACGGCGGTCATGAGGCGGTCCTTTCGGTGGTGGTGTCGGTGGTGTCGATGTCGCGCGCGGCCCGGTCGCGGATGAGGGCGGCGAGGTCGTCGGGGCCGAGCCCGAGCTTGCGGGCTTCGGCGAGCAGCGGCTGCACGAAGCGGTCGGCGAATGCGGTGCGGCGTTCGGCGAGGAGGAGTTCGCGCGCGCCCGGCGCGACGAACATCCCGATGCCGCGTCGCTTGTAGAGCACGCCCTTGTCGGCGAGCATGTTCACTCCTTTTGCAGCGGTGGCGGGGTTGATGCGGTAGAAGGCGGCGAGCTCGTTCGTCGACGGCGCCTGGGTCTCCTCGCGGAGGCTCCCGTCGATGATCGCGTCCTCGACGTTCTCCGCGATCTGCAGGAAGAGGGCCTTTCCTTCGTCGATCACAGAGCCTCCTTGTCTGGTTCATTACTTGAGTAACTAACCATGGCGCCTCCCGTCCTCGTTGTCAAGTTGTCGCGCGAAACACGCGAAAACGTCCGAGACACCCGGCGTCGCGTGGTGTCTCGGCCGGGATGTGGTGTCTCGAGCGGGAGAGGCGGGGCGGGGGCGGGTCGGGGCGCGGGCGCGACGCGTTTTAGGATGTGGGCAGCAGTCGGCCGACGGGGGCGCGGCCGTGAGGGGGAGGATGCGATGGCGCACGCGACGGTGCAGGATCTCGTGGAGGAGCAGACGGGGTGCACCCTGGGCGGGCTCGGGTACGCCGTGACCGTCGTCGGCGTCTTCCTGACGCTCGTCCCCTTGACCGAGCTGCACGCGCACGCGGCACGCGCGGGCGATCGGTGGGTACCGTGACGGTCGCGGCGGTCGACAACCTGATCGACGCGCCGGGCGAGTGGACGGAGGAGCATTGGTGGCGCCTTGAGTTGCGCTCCCTGCGCGACGCCGCGATGGTCCAGCACGCGGTCGTGCTCTTCGCGCCGACATCGGCACGGAACCACGAGTACACCAGGGTGACGCCAGGCGGCGTGCTTCAGTCGCTCGCCTACATCTTCTACCTCGTCTCCGCCGTCATCGGCGCCGCGATGATGCTCCGCTGGGTGTGGACGGGGGCGTCGCAGTGGGACGTCCCCCTCGCCTCCGCAGGAATGTTCACGGCGGTCGGGGTAGGGGTCGCGGTGTACTCGATCATCCGCGAACACCGCCATCCTCGGGCCGCCTCCCGGCGCGCGAGATGGTCGCTGGCGTTGCCGCATGTCGTGCCGGGGATCGTCACGGCGGGGCTCACGCTGACCATGGCGCAGCGCGCGCTCGTCGAGGGCGGCTGGATCTGGCTCCTCGTGATCGTGCTGGACGTCGTCCTGGCGATCGTCATCTTCTTCCAGGGCTCCTCTTCCTCGGCGCCGAAGACGCCGATCGACAACATCCGACAGGCCGTGCTGGAGCTTCCGAACGCCCGCCGCCGGGAGCTGCTCGACGGGATTCAGGACGGCGTCCGGCGCCTGGCGACCCACGGACGCATCAGCGCGGAAGAGGAGCGCCGCGCCCTGTCTGCACCGCTGGGCTTCCTCGCACTCACGATGGCCCCTGGCGTTCAGTCCGGGTTCTTCCCCTACACCCCCGCCGCCTGACGGCGCGATCAGACGCACATCAAGCCGGGGAGTTGCGGTGACGCGTACGCCCGGTCGTCGACGGCTTCGACCAGGAGGAGATCCGTGCCGGCCGTTGGCAGCTCGATCGCCTCGCCGGCATCCCATCCGTGAGACACGCGAAAACGCCTGAGACACCCGGCGTCGCGTGGTGTCTCGGCCGGAATGTGGTGTCTCGGGCTGGAGGGCGCGGGGGCGCGGGGCGGTGGGGACGACGCGTTTTAGGCGACAACGTGCGCGTCAGTGTGGCGGAGCGGTCCGAAGACGAACGAGCACGCCTGCGGA
This region includes:
- a CDS encoding AI-2E family transporter, producing the protein MSHDRRAGCCGPAPADLPPAIPAPPARRSAGAVWASLASPFSAGFFLTLGGLLALVLGLAASHLSTVVIYVVFALFAALGLDPVVRFLERRGIARGWSIVIVFAGFALVLVGVLALIIPTVVRQVTQFAKQAPSLVKEFTDSDIYAWLENTFGASVGDLLGELEKFATNPANIAAIGGGVLQVGVSIATAISGAIIVLVLSLYFLASLPAIKTSFVRLVPARNRVRVAGMTDQITDSIGGYLMGMVILALCNSVFAFLLYLLLGLPFPALMAVVAFCLTLIPLVGSVLFWIIGTTLALFSNPIAALVFAIVYLIYMQIEAYILTPRVMNRAISVPGALVVIGALVGGTLLGLLGALVAIPVTASILLIIKQVIIPRQDAKT
- a CDS encoding chorismate mutase; this encodes MTDSPVAAVDPREVLAGLRGSIDNIDAALIFLLAERFKATKQVGVLKAQHGMPPSDPTREEQQIARLKRLAAEADLDPEFAEKWFNFVVAEVIRHHTAAASG
- a CDS encoding ABC transporter ATP-binding protein, translating into MTAVIEVKNLTKRYRDTLAVDDVSFSIEKDKIYGLLGRNGAGKTTVMSILTAQNFATSGDVRVFGERPYENARVLSRMCFVRESQKYPDDAVPLHAFRIARLFFPNWDQALAERLIDDFQLPVKTRIKKLSRGQLSAVGVIIGLAARAEVTFFDEPYLGLDAVARQIFYDRLLEEYTKHPRTVILSSHLIDEVSNLIEKVLVIDRGRIVMDEDTDAVRDRAANIVGDQAAVDAFVAGREVIHRESLGRVASVTVLGPLTAADRAQVAAAGLDITPVSLQQLIVRVSQKHAGADAAASPAEEGALR
- a CDS encoding GntR family transcriptional regulator is translated as MIDEGKALFLQIAENVEDAIIDGSLREETQAPSTNELAAFYRINPATAAKGVNMLADKGVLYKRRGIGMFVAPGARELLLAERRTAFADRFVQPLLAEARKLGLGPDDLAALIRDRAARDIDTTDTTTERTAS